In one Lepisosteus oculatus isolate fLepOcu1 chromosome 26, fLepOcu1.hap2, whole genome shotgun sequence genomic region, the following are encoded:
- the LOC102696679 gene encoding F-box only protein 39, with amino-acid sequence MDPFPADDLLLTSECETTEEEEDGQLDEQEEEEEQETVGWGLLPEVCLRRVFSFLRDCDRARAALVCRHWLRVLHAPELWRARSFVFSGRAAKSRRADFQSAVCYAKTFGRHLETLEIRFTSPVNSLTSRRFQQTLRTFLAVLRKDNSRLKSLSICCMELDRPAWSRSVRNALVKSLSIFLRKAGHRLDNLNLRGARLGPLQGCELLESIAHQSGKSALSKLNIEDFFPQATAVYTLPAFAHALARFRNLSVLSLSYSCVSDSLLEALAAGCACTLGALHVRCHALEPHGQVVWGVAWARLVQGCPRLRVNFSIERILHADRLLRILLPEIPVRSLGLSTCYFSEQDWTVKPVLTEVLPLFKDCLQKLILDFNNSHESVDDELLQLILQCSKLSYLKVWAFLDVRFIETLLQHRLEGKCSLKTIKIRIYTNRYDTHEEDHLLEEFFTKYKELIEKELSYFVISYPML; translated from the exons ATGGACCCTTTCCCCGCCGACGATCTCCTTCTCACCAGCGAGTGTGAGACcacggaggaggaggaggatggaCAGCTGGAcgagcaggaggaggaagaggagcaggAAACGGTGGGGTGGGGCCTCCTGCCCGAGGTGTGCCTGCGCAGGGTGTTCTCGTTTCTGCGGGACTGCGACCGGGCGCGGGCCGCGCTGGTGTGCCGCCACTGGCTCCGCGTGCTGCACGCCCCCGAGCTCTGGCGCGCGCGATCCTTCGTCTTCTCCGGCCGCGCCGCCAAGTCCCGCCGGGCCGACTTCCAGTCCGCCGTCTGCTACGCCAAGACGTTCGGGCGCCACCTGGAGACCCTGGAAATCCGGTTCACCAGCCCCGTCAACTCCCTGACCTCCCGCAGGTTCCAGCAGACCCTGAGGACCTTCCTGGCCGTCTTGAGAAAGGACAACAGCCGCCTGAAGTCCCTGTCCATCTGCTGCATGGAGCTGGACCGCCCGGCATGGTCCAGGAGCGTGAGGAACGCCCTGGTCAAGAGCCTGAGCATCTTCCTGCGCAAGGCTGGCCACCGCCTGGACAACCTCAACCTGAGAGGCGCCAGGCTGGGTCCTCTTCAGGGCTGTGAGCTGCTGGAGTCCATCGCACACCAGAGTGGGAAGAGCGCGCTCTCCAAACTCAACATCGAGGACTTCTTCCCCCAGGCCACCGCCGTCTACACCCTGCCCGCCTTCGCCCACGCCCTCGCCCGCTTCCGCAACCTCTCCGTTCTCTCGCTCAGCTACAGCTGCGTCTCCGACAGCCTGCTGGAGGCGCTAGCGGCCGGCTGCGCCTGCACGCTGGGGGCGCTCCACGTCAGGTGCCACGCCCTGGAGCCCCACGGCCAGGTGGTGTGGGGGGTAGCCTGGGCCCGGCTCGTCCAGGGCTGCCCCCGCCTGCGGGTCAACTTCTCCATCGAGAGGATCCTCCACGCCGACCGGCTGCTGCGCATCCTCCTTCCCGAGATCCCCGTCCGCAGCCTCGGCCTGTCCACCTGCTACTTCAGCGAACAGGACTGGACCGTCAAGCCCGTGCTGACCGAGGTGCTGCCTCTCTTCAAGGACTGCCTGCAG AAGCTGATCCTGGATTTCAATAACAGCCACGAGTCTGTGGATGACGAGCTCCTGCAGCTGATCCTGCAGTGCAGCAAACTGTCCTACCTGAAAGTGTGGGCGTTCCTGGACGTGCGCTTCATCGAGACCCTGCTGCAGCACCGGCTGGAGGGGAAATGCAGCCTGAAAACCATCAAA ATACGGATTTATACCAACAGGTACGACACTCATGAGGAAGACCACCTGCTGGAGGAGTTCTTCACCAAGTACAAGGAGCTGATAGAGAAGGAGCTGAGCTACTTTGTCATCTCGTACCCGATGCTGTGA
- the xaf1 gene encoding XIAP-associated factor 1 — protein sequence MEEHTGDSRLCRNCKKEVAVSNFALHESHCKRFLCVCPFCDEPVPREQMDQHRDTEHKQVRCPQCHEQMEKWQLEEHQAEQCQERLASCQFCQLQVPLSRLPEHVAPCGSRTERCPDCGSYVQLREQEAHARDCPPPPPPPAQPVRGTPHAKKSPSELCWYCMKAFPSEQLKEHQRGCDQSSQPSKELQYQLDPRPHFGVPHSAHSPSFPLWGIRGLSWEDRVGADEYEIRACSNCHLALPLATLSWHEAKCQKYTTLKSREAK from the exons ATGGAGGAGCACACGGGGGACAGCAGGCTCTGCAGGAACTG TAAGAAGGAGGTGGCCGTGTCTAACTTCGCCCTGCACGAGTCCCACTGCAAGCGCTTCCTGTGCGTGTGCCCATTCTGCGATGAGCCAGTGCCCAGGGAGCAGATGGACCAACATCGGGACACCGAGCACAAGCAG GTGCGGTGCCCGCAGTGCCACGAGCAGATGGAGAAATGGCAGCTGGAAGAGCACCAG GCCGAGCAGTGCCAGGAGCGCCTCGCCAGCTGCCAGttctgccagctgcaggtgcCGCTGAGCCGGCTGCCCGAGCACGTCGCCCCCTGTGGGAGCCGGACGGAGCGCTGCCCGGACTGCGGCAGCTACGTGCAGCTCCGCGAGCAGGAGGCCCACGCCCGCGActgcccgccgccgccgccgccgccggcccaGCCTGTCCGCGGCACCCCGCACGCAAAGA AGTCCCCCTCTGAGCTGTGCTGGTACTGCATGAAGGCTTTCCCGTCGGAACAGCTGAAGGAGCACCAG AGGGGCTGTGATCAATCTTCCCAGCCCAGCAAGGAGCTCCAGTACCAGTTGGACCCCCGGCCTCATTTTGGGGTCCCCCACTCCGCACACTCTCCCTCCTTCCCCCTCTGGGGGATCCGGGGGCTGAGCTGGGAGGACAGAGTGGGCGCGGACGAGTACGAGATCAGAGCCTGCTCGAACTGCCACCTGGCCCTCCCGCTGGCCACCCTGAGCTGGCACGAG GCCAAGTGCCAGAAGTACACAACTCTGAAGAGCAGGGAGGCCAAGTGA
- the tekt1 gene encoding tektin-1 translates to MSRLIQLPPKFLPPEWQLANQMRYSSAAAERSRSERLSAESQRLVEETEKATRRAQEDVTKKLEQRIEDIKFWKQELDTKLAELVKEIDVLLTYKTRLEKALESCAEPLRVTQQCLAERESRVGIDLVHDEVERELIKELEVIEGVTSLLKRTLEQTNEQIRLNRSAKYYLEKDLRDKFQAEIIDDQCAVLTSNSPEIHYSPGASSTAQGAVTPGEWEDFSNLNIVKADKQKNNSLSLRTLIDSLLEQTADDLSRQHQAVSNALQIRVRETKSAKSHLEEHLAKVMEEISSQERNIAALKQAIAEKEGPLKLAQTRLQARSQRPNVELCHDPAQARLLHEVQEITGTIERLSETLALAEAEMRALTRSQLSLEEEIEVKARTVYIDEVVCTQLRQPIAFHHF, encoded by the exons ATGTCCAGGCTGATCCAGCTCCCCCCGAAGTTCCTGCCCCCGGAATGGCAGCTGGCCAATCAGATGCGCTACAGCAGCGCGGCGGCCGAGCGCTCGCGGTCCGAGCGTCTCTCCGCAGAGAGCCAGAGGCTGGTGGAGGAAACGGAGAAGGCCACGCGCCGCGCCCAGGAGGACGTCACCAAGAAACTGG AGCAGAGGATCGAGGACATTAAGTTCTGGAAGCAGGAGCTGGACACCAAACTCGCCGAGCTGGTGAAGGAGATCGACGTGCTGCTGACCTACAAGACGCGGCTGGAGAAAGCTCTGGAGAGCTGCGCTGAGCCGCTGAGAGTCACGCAACAGTGCCTGGCTGAGAG AGAGAGCCGCGTGGGGATCGACCTGGTGCACGACGAGGTGGAGCGGGAACTCATCAAGGAGCTGGAGGTCATCGAGGGCGTGACCTCGCTGCTGAAGCGCACGCTGGAGCAGACCAACGAGCAGATCAG ACTGAACCGGTCGGCCAAATATTACCTCGAGAAAGACCTGCGGGACAAGTTCCAGGCAGAGATAATCGACGACCAATGTGCAGTACTGACCAGCAACTCTCCCGAGATCCACTACAGCCCTGGGGCCAGCAGCACTGCACAGGG AGCTGTGACTCCTGGGGAGTGGGAGGACTTCTCCAACCTCAACATTGTGAAGGCAGACAAGCAGAAGAACAACTCCCTGTCACTGCGGACCCTGATCGACAGCCTGCTGGAGCAGACAGCAGATGACCTCTCCAGGCAGCACCAGGCTGTGAGCAATGCCCTGCAGATTCGTGTGAGAGAGACCAAGAGCGCCAAGAGCCACCTGGAGGAACACCTGGCCAAG GTGATGGAGGAGATCAGCAGCCAGGAGAGGAACATCGCTGCTCTGAAGCAGGCCATCGCTGAGAAGGAGGGCCCCCTGAAGCTGGCCCAGACACGGCTGCAGGCCCGCTCACAGCGACCCAACGTGGAGCTCTGCCACGACCCGGCCCAGGCCCGGCTCCTGCACGAGGTCCAGGAGATCACTGGGACCATTGAGAG GCTCAGCGAGACCCTGGCGCTGGCGGAGGCCGAGATGAGGGCGCTCACCCGCAGTCAGCTGTCCCTGGAAGAGGAGATCGAGGTGAAGGCGCGAACGGTGTACATCGACGAGGTGGTGTGCACACAGCTCCGCCAGCCTATCGCCTTCCACCACTTCTGA